A stretch of the Thermofilum adornatum genome encodes the following:
- a CDS encoding class I SAM-dependent methyltransferase, giving the protein MQEYTFKPVQGILLSPYTATRLLGLKGKGEVPVNVGLDSAVAEKTGEGYVISLENNSYTIEENILRRIVDSDRFLYLGPEGVYLVELRDSNYYKLKYLGEKTAPTLEINGVHMHNISGTTPLDDARLKVKLLGVQRGDTVLDICTGLGYTAIQSHSRGAEVTTIEKDINVLKIAEHNPYSKALTNIKILLGDAAQIIKQLPDEAFTKILHDPPVFAFAGQLYSEEFYREIYRVLERGGTLFHYTGAPGKHRGVSFQKGVAERLRRAGFQVKKIIREYGILAEKP; this is encoded by the coding sequence ATGCAGGAATACACGTTTAAACCCGTCCAAGGCATCCTTCTGAGCCCCTACACAGCCACTAGGCTTTTAGGGCTAAAAGGGAAAGGAGAGGTCCCGGTAAACGTAGGGCTCGACTCTGCCGTTGCGGAAAAAACCGGCGAAGGATACGTTATCAGCCTTGAGAACAACTCTTATACAATTGAGGAGAACATTTTAAGACGCATCGTCGACAGCGACAGGTTCCTGTATCTTGGCCCGGAAGGCGTCTACCTAGTTGAGCTCAGGGATAGTAACTACTACAAGCTGAAGTACCTAGGCGAGAAGACAGCCCCAACACTAGAGATAAACGGGGTACACATGCACAACATCTCTGGGACAACCCCTCTAGACGATGCACGCCTAAAAGTAAAGCTCTTGGGGGTCCAAAGAGGCGACACTGTATTGGACATCTGTACGGGCCTTGGCTACACGGCCATACAATCCCACAGCCGTGGCGCAGAAGTAACAACAATAGAGAAAGACATAAACGTCCTAAAAATAGCGGAACACAACCCGTACTCGAAAGCCCTAACCAACATAAAGATCCTACTAGGCGACGCGGCCCAAATAATCAAGCAACTGCCGGACGAGGCCTTTACAAAGATACTGCACGACCCACCAGTATTTGCATTCGCAGGACAACTCTACAGCGAAGAATTCTACAGGGAGATATACAGGGTTCTAGAGAGAGGGGGAACACTTTTCCACTACACAGGGGCCCCAGGCAAACACAGGGGAGTCAGCTTCCAGAAAGGAGTAGCAGAAAGACTCAGACGCGCAGGCTTCCAAGTCAAGAAAATAATAAGGGAATACGGGATACTCGCAGAAAAGCCATGA
- the speB gene encoding agmatinase, whose protein sequence is MSFRELYMHHVSPTLFGVNGDYDSARIVVMGIPFDSAATGVPGARYAPRRIREVSVELETFHPATGLDVEFANVFDAGDLPLVTCVDSLVRVVGRVVEEVYDSGKRIISLGGDHFVSYPVISTVARKTGRLGVLVFDAHMDLRDEYPFDCRYSHATVFRRLLEENSNIEVAYFRPRGWSKEEYLYAKETKRVQVLGDEAEVDDWFRRAENVYVTIDIDAVDPSFAPGTGTPEPFGLHPDTVRKIIEETFPRYSQKIRGLDIVEVNPLVDVNDVTSRLAAKLLMYALVGLLPYLG, encoded by the coding sequence ATGTCTTTCAGGGAACTTTACATGCATCATGTGTCGCCGACTCTTTTCGGCGTGAATGGCGACTATGATTCTGCAAGGATTGTAGTGATGGGTATTCCCTTTGACTCCGCCGCAACAGGTGTGCCTGGTGCACGTTATGCCCCTAGGAGGATTAGGGAGGTCTCAGTGGAGCTTGAGACTTTTCACCCTGCAACAGGCCTCGACGTCGAGTTTGCCAACGTGTTTGACGCGGGCGACTTGCCGCTGGTTACCTGTGTGGATTCACTGGTTAGGGTTGTGGGCAGAGTTGTCGAGGAGGTTTATGACTCCGGGAAGAGAATTATTTCTCTTGGCGGGGATCACTTTGTGTCGTACCCTGTCATCTCCACTGTGGCGAGGAAGACCGGCAGGCTAGGTGTGCTTGTGTTTGATGCTCACATGGATCTGCGTGACGAGTACCCGTTCGACTGCAGGTACAGCCATGCGACCGTGTTCAGGAGGCTACTGGAGGAGAACTCAAACATCGAGGTTGCGTATTTTAGGCCTAGGGGCTGGAGCAAGGAGGAGTATCTCTACGCTAAGGAGACTAAAAGGGTTCAGGTCCTCGGGGACGAGGCAGAGGTGGATGACTGGTTTAGGAGGGCCGAGAATGTATATGTGACAATTGATATAGATGCTGTAGACCCCTCGTTTGCCCCCGGGACGGGGACACCTGAGCCATTTGGATTGCATCCTGATACTGTACGGAAGATAATAGAGGAGACATTCCCGAGGTATTCCCAGAAGATAAGGGGCCTGGACATCGTCGAGGTTAACCCGCTTGTTGACGTCAATGATGTGACTTCTAGGCTGGCGGCTAAACTATTGATGTATGCCTTGGTGGGCCTGCTCCCATATTTGGGATAG
- a CDS encoding DNA-directed RNA polymerase subunit P translates to MEGFGEAREIKMYRCLRCGNVFSLEDQERLPGIRCPQCGFRIFEKVRLPIPKRVKAV, encoded by the coding sequence ATGGAGGGTTTTGGTGAGGCACGAGAGATCAAGATGTACAGGTGTCTTAGGTGTGGTAATGTTTTTAGCTTGGAGGACCAGGAGAGGCTTCCTGGGATAAGGTGTCCCCAGTGCGGGTTTAGGATTTTTGAAAAGGTTAGGTTGCCTATTCCTAAGCGCGTGAAGGCTGTTTAG
- the yciH gene encoding stress response translation initiation inhibitor YciH: protein MSAELLDNILKGVFKEQQVIKIRVEKRKGHREVTIIQGLDLKDPNLKKLVSEMKAKFACGGTIKDDHVELQGEHRYKVKEFLVANGFPESNIIVE, encoded by the coding sequence ATGAGCGCGGAGTTGCTAGATAATATATTAAAGGGCGTCTTCAAAGAGCAACAAGTTATCAAGATACGTGTAGAGAAAAGAAAAGGTCACAGAGAAGTTACCATTATTCAGGGCTTAGACCTCAAAGACCCCAACCTCAAGAAGCTTGTGTCCGAAATGAAGGCAAAGTTTGCGTGCGGCGGGACAATAAAGGACGACCACGTGGAGCTTCAGGGAGAGCATCGCTACAAGGTTAAAGAGTTCCTTGTGGCCAATGGTTTTCCAGAGAGCAACATAATTGTAGAGTAG
- a CDS encoding Hsp20/alpha crystallin family protein encodes MSIDANSVASELAEVIAKIQKELNDTLREIWARHSSLYPEKLRMMDPLYDIEDRGDSIAVYVDVPGFRKNEIKIRVTEDAVEVIAQKNEERVKEEESRKYLHRQRLYKQIYKKITLPTKVRPELAKARFEDGVLIVVVPKSGAEREVEVKVE; translated from the coding sequence ATGAGTATTGATGCAAATAGTGTTGCCTCTGAGCTTGCCGAGGTTATCGCAAAAATACAAAAAGAACTGAACGATACTCTGCGCGAAATTTGGGCTAGACACTCTTCTCTCTATCCAGAGAAGCTGAGAATGATGGATCCCCTCTACGACATTGAGGATAGAGGAGACTCGATAGCTGTCTATGTCGACGTGCCTGGGTTCAGAAAAAACGAGATAAAGATTAGGGTCACGGAGGACGCAGTGGAGGTTATTGCTCAAAAGAACGAGGAAAGAGTAAAGGAGGAAGAATCAAGGAAATATCTCCATCGCCAAAGGCTTTACAAGCAAATTTACAAAAAGATTACTCTTCCGACAAAAGTTAGACCGGAGCTGGCTAAGGCTAGGTTTGAAGACGGGGTTCTAATAGTAGTTGTTCCCAAGAGTGGTGCCGAAAGAGAGGTCGAAGTAAAAGTAGAATAA
- a CDS encoding FprA family A-type flavoprotein, with amino-acid sequence MHASRPIIREVVRDLYVLRIDDHETKFFEGLWEIPEGISYNAYLLKTGEGAVLFDGWKKTYADLLVEEIEKLVDLRDIKYVVVHHMEPDHSGSIPALMARATNAVLLGHPLAGKMISNFYGAYKFKPVSDGEELKIGEHSLRFIHAPWLHWPETIFTHIVNLNVLLTCDAFGSYSLPPVFDSEVEDWNQLDVAIRKYYVNVIGKYSQNVLKALEKLKSLQVSPSIIAPSHGAIFRDKPAHILDKYIEIAQGVPKENKAVVAYVSMYGFVEQMIDAAVSLLREKGFNVKIYRFTDNHRDNVSDLLGDLSDAGLMVIGGGTYEAGVQPLLGYILHLIASKLGYRAGNLPVLVLTSYGWGPVAGKMVLEELKNKGFTRIENVEATGQVRREHVEKIRQAIEKLTS; translated from the coding sequence ATGCATGCCAGCAGGCCAATTATTAGGGAAGTTGTTAGAGACCTCTATGTTCTACGAATAGATGACCACGAGACAAAGTTCTTTGAGGGCTTATGGGAGATACCAGAGGGCATCTCCTACAACGCATACCTCTTGAAGACTGGTGAGGGAGCCGTTCTCTTCGATGGATGGAAAAAGACATATGCTGATCTGTTAGTCGAGGAGATAGAGAAACTTGTAGACCTTCGCGATATAAAGTATGTCGTTGTTCACCACATGGAGCCTGATCACAGCGGCAGTATTCCGGCCTTGATGGCACGTGCGACCAACGCCGTTCTGCTTGGACACCCGTTGGCTGGAAAGATGATTTCAAACTTTTATGGTGCATACAAGTTTAAGCCGGTCAGTGACGGCGAAGAATTGAAGATAGGCGAACACAGCTTGAGATTTATCCATGCTCCATGGCTTCACTGGCCGGAAACAATCTTCACCCATATAGTGAACCTAAACGTTCTTTTGACATGTGACGCTTTCGGCTCATATTCTTTGCCCCCAGTTTTTGACAGCGAAGTTGAAGACTGGAACCAGCTGGATGTTGCAATTAGGAAATACTATGTAAACGTTATTGGAAAATATTCACAAAACGTATTAAAGGCTTTAGAGAAGCTTAAAAGCCTCCAAGTGTCCCCTTCCATAATTGCACCCTCCCATGGAGCGATCTTTAGAGACAAGCCTGCACACATACTGGACAAGTATATTGAAATTGCACAGGGAGTTCCAAAAGAGAACAAGGCGGTAGTCGCCTACGTGTCCATGTATGGCTTTGTTGAACAAATGATCGACGCAGCCGTTTCACTACTGAGGGAGAAAGGCTTCAATGTGAAGATTTACAGGTTTACCGACAACCATAGGGATAATGTTTCAGACCTGCTTGGAGACCTTTCCGACGCTGGTCTAATGGTCATCGGTGGGGGCACGTATGAGGCTGGTGTCCAGCCATTGCTAGGCTACATTCTACACCTCATAGCGTCCAAACTAGGCTATAGGGCTGGCAATCTACCAGTTCTTGTGTTGACGAGCTATGGCTGGGGACCCGTTGCGGGAAAAATGGTATTAGAAGAATTAAAGAACAAAGGTTTTACACGTATCGAAAATGTCGAAGCAACTGGGCAGGTACGCCGGGAACACGTAGAGAAAATCAGGCAGGCCATTGAAAAGCTGACCTCGTAA
- a CDS encoding signal recognition particle receptor subunit alpha has protein sequence MESFKEGILQVVSKIKSSVLLDTKELDSIIRELQRALLKADVEVKLVLEISERIKKRFLEEEHPPGFSKKDVLIKILYDELVNLLGGETTEELAIKPIPYKIMLVGIEGSGKTTTAGKIANYFKKKGYRVGLVAADTYRPGAYDQLKMLAESVGVMFYGDPQERDAVSLAKKGIETLEKAGAQIIIIDTAGRHKDENSLMEEVKVLYRELKPNSVFLVVDATQGSAVARQARAFREAVPYGYVVVSKMDGSAKGGGALSAVAASNARVLFIGVGEKIDDLEPFVPRKFVARLLGMPDLDAILQRFAEFSKYEKERAKAIAAGKITLLDLKEQLESIKKLGPLSKIAEMMGLQVKVTGEEEMSVDRWINIMNSMTMEELLNPDIIDSSRIRRIARGSGVTPRDVRQLLDAYKNMKKMVKQLSRSRRVGLPPFS, from the coding sequence GTGGAGAGCTTTAAGGAGGGCATACTTCAAGTAGTTTCAAAGATTAAGTCTTCAGTCCTGCTGGACACAAAAGAACTCGACTCTATAATCCGTGAACTGCAAAGGGCCCTGCTGAAGGCAGACGTAGAGGTAAAGCTTGTACTCGAGATTTCAGAACGCATAAAAAAGAGGTTTCTAGAGGAGGAGCATCCGCCAGGCTTCTCAAAGAAAGACGTGTTGATAAAGATCCTCTATGACGAGCTGGTTAATCTCTTGGGAGGCGAGACGACAGAGGAACTCGCAATTAAGCCGATTCCCTACAAGATAATGCTCGTAGGAATCGAGGGGTCAGGAAAAACTACCACCGCTGGCAAAATAGCCAACTATTTCAAGAAGAAGGGCTACAGGGTTGGACTCGTAGCTGCAGACACATATAGGCCCGGCGCCTATGACCAGTTAAAAATGCTCGCCGAATCTGTAGGCGTAATGTTTTATGGTGACCCCCAGGAACGGGACGCTGTCTCCCTAGCTAAGAAAGGCATAGAGACACTCGAGAAAGCCGGCGCCCAAATCATAATTATCGACACGGCTGGCCGCCACAAAGACGAGAACTCATTGATGGAGGAGGTAAAGGTACTCTACAGGGAACTAAAGCCAAACTCTGTTTTTCTGGTTGTCGACGCGACTCAGGGCAGTGCAGTCGCCCGGCAAGCGCGTGCTTTCCGCGAGGCTGTACCCTATGGCTATGTCGTTGTGTCCAAGATGGATGGCTCTGCCAAGGGTGGTGGCGCGCTCTCAGCCGTAGCCGCTTCGAATGCTAGAGTCCTCTTTATAGGTGTCGGGGAAAAAATCGATGACCTGGAGCCCTTCGTCCCGAGAAAGTTTGTAGCTAGACTACTTGGGATGCCAGACCTCGACGCGATTCTTCAGAGATTTGCCGAATTCAGTAAATATGAGAAAGAGAGAGCAAAAGCTATAGCCGCTGGAAAAATAACTCTGCTAGACCTTAAAGAACAGCTGGAGAGCATAAAGAAGCTTGGGCCTCTGTCCAAGATAGCTGAAATGATGGGTCTACAGGTAAAGGTTACAGGCGAGGAGGAAATGAGTGTAGATCGCTGGATAAACATCATGAACTCCATGACCATGGAAGAGTTGCTGAACCCAGACATTATTGACTCCTCGAGGATTAGAAGAATAGCAAGAGGCTCAGGAGTTACACCCAGGGATGTAAGACAACTTCTAGATGCCTACAAAAACATGAAGAAAATGGTAAAACAGTTGTCTAGGTCGCGTAGAGTAGGACTGCCACCCTTCTCTTAG
- a CDS encoding PRC-barrel domain-containing protein, whose protein sequence is MGITLSELKGKNVYTQDARRIGEIIDFGFKIGETTPFFVVRTPSGKPLEIPWSSVAAAKDIVLLKPDFQVPEDLLVQPAMPVATPQTTQAQPAQQPRFGIFKKSEQKICPYCGKPATWIPQYQRWYCYNCQKYID, encoded by the coding sequence ATGGGAATAACACTTTCAGAACTTAAAGGCAAAAACGTTTACACCCAGGACGCGCGTCGAATCGGAGAAATAATTGACTTCGGCTTCAAGATAGGCGAAACCACGCCCTTCTTCGTGGTGAGAACTCCCTCCGGAAAACCCCTCGAGATACCCTGGAGCAGTGTAGCGGCAGCCAAAGACATAGTTTTGCTGAAACCAGACTTCCAGGTTCCAGAAGACCTCCTCGTACAACCAGCCATGCCTGTTGCAACTCCACAGACTACACAAGCACAACCTGCCCAGCAACCCCGCTTTGGAATCTTTAAGAAAAGCGAACAGAAGATTTGTCCCTACTGTGGAAAACCAGCCACATGGATACCCCAGTATCAGCGCTGGTACTGCTATAATTGTCAAAAATACATAGACTAG
- the dnaG gene encoding DNA primase DnaG: MGGLPVSPKYVIRARIDVKGNVEKHDIIGAIFGQAEGLIGNELDLRELQKLGRIGRIEVEMKQQDGNVVAEVEIPTNLDMAETAIIAATIETIDKVGPYPARSEVVSIEDARAEKRQKIIERAVELYKKLQESIPESKELVEEVLRRVRSAELVEYGEEKLPGGPDVKTSDTIILVEGRADVLNLLRYGYKNVLALGGATIPPSLRELLSNKKVILFVDGDRGGELIARNVVNSLKVDYIARAPQGREVEELTAKEIARSLQNAVPVKDFLEELEKEKKLQKERETKAEVIVPPTKLIKSIKKNPDMAQEVVVPLEVYQKMDELKGTLEAIIYDDNWQMLERVPVRDLVNKLKEVDKAAHVVLDGIITQRLVDIAYTKGVKTLIGVRIGEIIRKPDNTVLATFSTVKPESSPETPVQQENANSNTENQDAVHQENQPSAQAQQ; encoded by the coding sequence ATGGGTGGTTTACCTGTTTCACCTAAATATGTTATAAGGGCTAGAATAGATGTTAAGGGTAACGTCGAGAAGCACGATATAATAGGGGCGATTTTTGGACAGGCTGAGGGCTTGATTGGAAACGAGCTTGACTTGAGAGAGCTCCAGAAGCTTGGGAGGATTGGCAGGATTGAGGTTGAGATGAAGCAACAGGACGGCAACGTTGTGGCTGAGGTGGAGATACCGACGAACCTTGACATGGCTGAGACAGCGATAATAGCGGCGACTATCGAGACCATTGATAAGGTGGGTCCTTATCCTGCCAGGAGCGAGGTAGTATCTATAGAAGACGCCAGGGCCGAAAAAAGGCAGAAAATTATAGAGAGAGCTGTTGAGCTATACAAAAAGTTGCAGGAAAGTATACCTGAGTCTAAGGAATTAGTCGAAGAAGTTCTCCGCAGGGTTCGGTCTGCTGAACTTGTAGAATACGGGGAGGAAAAACTTCCAGGCGGACCCGACGTAAAGACCTCGGATACCATTATACTTGTGGAGGGAAGGGCGGACGTCTTAAACTTGCTGAGGTACGGCTACAAGAACGTGTTAGCACTGGGAGGCGCCACTATTCCCCCAAGTTTAAGGGAACTCCTTTCAAACAAGAAAGTTATCTTGTTCGTCGACGGGGATAGGGGCGGCGAGCTGATAGCGAGGAACGTAGTGAATTCTCTAAAGGTCGACTATATAGCCAGGGCTCCGCAGGGCAGAGAAGTCGAGGAGCTCACCGCAAAAGAAATTGCAAGGTCCCTACAGAATGCTGTACCAGTTAAAGATTTCCTTGAAGAGCTTGAGAAAGAAAAGAAACTGCAGAAAGAGAGGGAGACAAAAGCCGAGGTTATTGTCCCACCCACGAAGCTTATTAAATCCATCAAGAAAAATCCCGATATGGCTCAAGAAGTAGTTGTCCCCCTCGAGGTTTACCAGAAGATGGACGAATTAAAGGGAACCCTGGAAGCCATAATCTATGACGACAACTGGCAGATGCTTGAGAGGGTTCCTGTGAGGGATCTTGTTAACAAGCTAAAAGAGGTAGATAAAGCTGCACACGTAGTGCTGGACGGGATCATAACTCAACGCTTGGTAGACATCGCGTACACAAAGGGAGTGAAGACACTCATTGGTGTACGTATAGGGGAAATCATCAGGAAGCCGGACAACACAGTTCTCGCCACTTTCTCGACCGTCAAGCCGGAAAGCTCGCCTGAGACACCTGTCCAGCAAGAAAACGCTAATTCAAACACGGAAAACCAAGACGCAGTGCATCAAGAAAACCAGCCAAGCGCCCAGGCACAGCAGTGA
- a CDS encoding 50S ribosomal protein L24e, giving the protein MPRVVTCTFCGQPIKPGQGIMYVRLDGTVERYCSSKCFKSAVKYHRNPRRLAWVRKAKAQA; this is encoded by the coding sequence ATGCCTAGGGTAGTCACGTGCACATTTTGCGGACAGCCAATAAAGCCGGGCCAAGGAATAATGTACGTAAGGCTAGACGGCACAGTTGAGCGCTACTGTTCCTCCAAGTGCTTCAAGAGCGCGGTCAAGTACCATAGGAACCCTAGACGCCTAGCCTGGGTACGAAAAGCAAAGGCACAGGCATAG
- the infB gene encoding translation initiation factor IF-2, giving the protein MSSEAGIQNSEAKSEQQSQTFIRSPIVVVLGHVDAGKTTLLDKIRGTAVAKREPGTMTQHIGASFLPWKALESICGDLLNRIKAEIIIPGFLVIDTPGHEAFSNLRKRGGSIADIAILVVDVQRGLEQQTFEAIDILRERKVPFVVAVNKIDRIPGWKSFPDKPFIESFQKQEPSVQFRLEEFLSYIIQQFNSLGFRADRYDRVRDFTKVLALVPLSALTGEGVPDLMLVLAGLAQRYLKKRLETKISSGRGVLLELKEEVGLGTTATLILYDGVIKRGDLVVTGGLNGPIVTRVRSLLMPKPLDEMRSPEDKFQEVKEVVAAAGVKLVAEGLEEAIAGAPLYVVTNESEIEKFSKLVEEEIKGVKFEKDVVGVVVKADTLGTLEALIGFLKKNNIPIRVADIGPVARRDLVHALMVKEKDPLYAAILAFNVKILPEAKEEAAMNGIPIFWGNIMYRLVEDFQAWHQAQREQAIKAAFQKLTPPAVVQILPGYVFRRRDPIIVGVKVITGRIRSGVPLITKTGKEIGEIMQIREHENVLEYASEGAEVAISIRSKAMVGRQVNEGDYLYSDIPLDQINTLLEKYDKYLTENERNYLKKLLRFKMGLSSSIEYP; this is encoded by the coding sequence ATGTCTAGCGAGGCTGGCATCCAAAATTCAGAGGCAAAATCCGAACAACAGTCTCAAACCTTTATTCGGTCGCCAATTGTAGTTGTCCTAGGACACGTTGACGCCGGGAAAACTACTCTTTTAGACAAGATAAGGGGGACAGCTGTGGCAAAGCGTGAGCCCGGAACAATGACACAGCATATTGGAGCATCTTTTCTGCCATGGAAGGCGCTGGAAAGTATTTGTGGAGACCTGCTAAACAGGATCAAAGCAGAGATCATTATTCCTGGCTTCTTAGTGATAGATACGCCTGGGCACGAGGCATTCTCGAACCTTAGGAAACGCGGGGGCAGCATTGCGGACATAGCGATTCTGGTTGTTGACGTGCAACGTGGCCTAGAGCAACAGACATTCGAAGCAATAGATATTCTGCGCGAACGGAAAGTCCCATTCGTTGTAGCAGTCAACAAGATTGACAGGATCCCTGGCTGGAAAAGTTTTCCGGATAAACCCTTCATAGAGTCTTTCCAAAAACAGGAGCCTTCTGTACAGTTTAGGCTGGAGGAATTTCTAAGCTACATTATACAGCAGTTTAATTCCCTTGGCTTCCGCGCAGACAGATATGACCGTGTCCGCGACTTTACAAAGGTTCTCGCACTAGTGCCTCTCAGCGCCCTGACTGGGGAAGGCGTCCCTGACTTGATGCTTGTCTTAGCTGGGCTCGCCCAGAGATACTTGAAAAAGAGACTCGAGACAAAGATTAGTTCTGGCAGGGGCGTACTGCTCGAGCTAAAGGAAGAAGTCGGGCTAGGCACCACTGCAACGCTGATTCTATATGATGGAGTTATAAAGCGCGGAGACCTAGTTGTAACTGGCGGTCTAAATGGTCCAATAGTTACAAGGGTGAGATCCCTTTTAATGCCTAAGCCACTGGACGAAATGCGGTCGCCAGAAGACAAGTTCCAAGAAGTAAAAGAGGTTGTAGCCGCCGCCGGTGTCAAACTTGTAGCCGAGGGGCTTGAAGAAGCGATAGCAGGCGCACCTCTCTACGTTGTCACAAACGAGTCTGAGATCGAGAAATTCAGCAAGCTCGTAGAAGAAGAAATAAAAGGAGTAAAGTTCGAAAAAGACGTTGTAGGCGTTGTTGTAAAAGCTGACACGCTGGGGACCCTGGAGGCACTAATTGGATTCTTGAAGAAGAACAATATACCTATACGTGTAGCAGACATTGGCCCCGTCGCTCGTCGCGACTTGGTGCACGCATTAATGGTCAAGGAAAAAGACCCGCTCTATGCCGCAATTCTCGCCTTCAACGTGAAGATTCTTCCCGAAGCCAAAGAAGAGGCCGCAATGAACGGTATACCAATCTTTTGGGGAAACATAATGTATAGACTGGTAGAAGATTTCCAGGCATGGCACCAGGCCCAGAGAGAACAAGCCATAAAAGCCGCGTTCCAGAAACTAACGCCTCCAGCTGTTGTACAGATACTGCCGGGCTACGTTTTTAGGAGAAGAGACCCCATAATAGTAGGGGTTAAAGTAATTACTGGGCGTATCCGTAGCGGCGTCCCTCTTATAACTAAAACAGGTAAGGAGATAGGAGAGATAATGCAGATCCGTGAACATGAAAACGTGCTAGAATACGCCTCTGAGGGGGCAGAGGTAGCCATCTCGATCAGAAGCAAAGCGATGGTTGGGAGACAAGTCAACGAGGGAGACTATCTCTACTCGGATATACCTCTGGATCAGATAAACACCCTGTTGGAAAAATATGACAAGTATCTTACAGAAAACGAGAGAAACTATTTAAAGAAACTGTTAAGATTTAAAATGGGGCTTAGTAGCTCAATAGAGTACCCCTAA